Part of the Peptococcaceae bacterium genome is shown below.
AAGGGAACTGTCACTGCATTTGGGCGTAAGCAGGCTGCCGATCAGGGAAGCCTTGAAGACACTGCAGTTTATTAATGTGATCGAAACCAGGCAGGGTGAAGGGTATATCGTCAAGGGGCTTGACAGGGCTAAACTCCTGGACCTGATCGATGAAATAAGCGAACTGGAAGGGATCATGGACGACTACAAGGAAGTCAGGCTCATTCTGGAGGTCAAAGCGGCCGAACTGGCCAGCTTGAGAAGGACCGAAAAAGACTTGCAAAGAATGGCCGAGGCGCTGGAGGAAATGGAAAGGGAAATAAAAGAAAAGCAGGCTGAGGCCATAAAAGGTTCCATTGATTTTCACAACGCGGTGATAAGAGGCAGCCACAACAGGTTGATTTTATCGATTTATTACTTCTACAACGAAATAGTGCAGGAGGGGAGGCTGCGCACCAAAACGGTGCCCGGCAAATACGAAAAGTCCCTTGAGGTCCACAGGATTATTTACCAGGCGATCAAGGATAGGGATGCCGTCAAGGCCGCCGGGGTCATGAGAAAACATATTGAGGAGACTTTTGTTTAATCCTGTTCCTGCTGCCCCTGCCGGCAAACATTTATTTCCAGAGAATAACAAAAGAAAGGTGAGAAGGCCCATGAAATTTAATCACGCTGTTGTCGAATCGGACGTCCTGATCATCGGGAGCGGCTGCGCGGGGCTGGGAGCGGCCCTGGAGGTGGCAAAACTCGGGCGGAACGCGGTGGTGGTGGAAAAGGGCGAAAGAAGCGGCCACTGCGGCGCGTCGATCATGGCCATCCAGCTGGCCTGCGCCGCACTGGGGCTGTATGACGACGACTCGCCGGAACTGCATGCCCTGGATACCGTAAAGTGGGGAGGAAACATCTGCAATAAGCGGCTGGTTTCCCGCATGACCGAAGAAGCGCCCGCCAGGATTCTCGAATTTTACCACTGGGGAATGAAGTTTGACACAAAAGACGGCAAGCTTAACCTGCTGGCAAGTCCCGGCCACTCGCGGAGAAGAGCCCTTTTTGTCGATTTCAAGTACGGGACGGGCCGCTCGATGATGCAGGCCCTAAACAGCCAGCTAATTCCTCATGCGGGAAGGATTAAATACGCCGGGTACACCCATATCCTGGAGCTTCTCGTTTCAGACGGCGAAGCAGCCGGCGCGGTCGGTTTCGATTTTGAAAAGGGAGAAATCAAGATATTCCGCTCCAAAGCGGTTATCCTGGCAACCGGGGGCGGTATGGAAATATACGGAAGGAATTCAGGTTCCAAGCACCTGACAGGGGACGGCTACCACCTGGCCTACAAGGCGGGAGTACCGCTTCAGGACATGGAGTTCATCCAGTTCATACCCATGGGCACCCTCTACCCTCATATCCCGGGTATGGTCATGACCATTCTCGAACCTATCAGCTACAGGACGGGAGGAAGGGTGACCAACGGCCGCGGGGAAGAGTTCCTGGGAAAATACGATTCGCGCGGATTGAAGGCGACGCGTGACATTATCGGCTACGCCATGGCCAAAGAAGTTTTGGAAGGAAGGGGAACGCCTCACGGCGGCATCTATTTTGAACCGGGGACCGCGGGGGCGGATGCTCTGATCAATGAGTACGGCCAAGAGTTCATCGATAAGTTTATACAAGCGGGTGTCGATATTACCAAAGAAAGAGTAGAGGTTTATCCCATCGCGCACTACTTTATGGGCGGAGCTCAGGTGGACATCGACGGGAGGACCGTCATTCCCGGGCTCTTCTGCGCCGGAGAAGTGGTGGGCGGCATTCACGGGGCTAACAGGCTGGCTGGCAACTCGCTGACAGATGTCATGGTGTTTGGCAAGATCGTTGGCAGGGCGGCGGGGGAGGAGTCGACAAAAAGGGCCCTGCTGCCGCTGGATATTAATATGGTGGCCAATGAAACAGGTAGTTACCTTGCCGGCAGGCTGTGCAGGCTGTCAGACCCAGAAGCTTCCGTGACAAGGCTTAAAGAAGTCCTGCAGGAAAAAATGCTTTCCAAAGCCGGGCCGGTCAGGTGGGGAAACGGTCTTGAAGAAGCGCTGCAAAAGATAGT
Proteins encoded:
- a CDS encoding FAD-dependent oxidoreductase translates to MKFNHAVVESDVLIIGSGCAGLGAALEVAKLGRNAVVVEKGERSGHCGASIMAIQLACAALGLYDDDSPELHALDTVKWGGNICNKRLVSRMTEEAPARILEFYHWGMKFDTKDGKLNLLASPGHSRRRALFVDFKYGTGRSMMQALNSQLIPHAGRIKYAGYTHILELLVSDGEAAGAVGFDFEKGEIKIFRSKAVILATGGGMEIYGRNSGSKHLTGDGYHLAYKAGVPLQDMEFIQFIPMGTLYPHIPGMVMTILEPISYRTGGRVTNGRGEEFLGKYDSRGLKATRDIIGYAMAKEVLEGRGTPHGGIYFEPGTAGADALINEYGQEFIDKFIQAGVDITKERVEVYPIAHYFMGGAQVDIDGRTVIPGLFCAGEVVGGIHGANRLAGNSLTDVMVFGKIVGRAAGEESTKRALLPLDINMVANETGSYLAGRLCRLSDPEASVTRLKEVLQEKMLSKAGPVRWGNGLEEALQKIVEIEKEYLPRTGVSDLNPVFNQELADILNLESMLTTAKLVVQSALAREESRGAHKREDFPEEKQEWVANVVVKRKPGSILPEVEKQAVR
- a CDS encoding FadR family transcriptional regulator, producing the protein MAGGKFHKLTRENFSDQIISQIKGMIEAGELNPGDKLPSERELSLHLGVSRLPIREALKTLQFINVIETRQGEGYIVKGLDRAKLLDLIDEISELEGIMDDYKEVRLILEVKAAELASLRRTEKDLQRMAEALEEMEREIKEKQAEAIKGSIDFHNAVIRGSHNRLILSIYYFYNEIVQEGRLRTKTVPGKYEKSLEVHRIIYQAIKDRDAVKAAGVMRKHIEETFV